In the Orenia marismortui DSM 5156 genome, one interval contains:
- the metK gene encoding methionine adenosyltransferase, protein MNKRYFFTSESVTEGHPDKIADQISDSVLDAILAKDPQARVACETTVTTGMILVSGEITTACYVDIPKIARNTVKEIGYVRAKYGFDSETCAILTSIDEQSADIAQGVDEALEAKEGIETEEIGAGDQGIMFGYATNETEELMPLPITLAHKLAHRLTTVRKEEILDYLRPDGKTQVTVEYEGDKAVRIDTIIISTQHHPEISLEQIREDLIEQVVKPVIDPKLLDENTTYFINPTGRFVIGGPQGDVGLTGRKIIVDTYGGMARHGGGAFSGKDATKVDRSAAYAARYVAKNIVAAGLADKCEVQLSYAIGVARPVSIMVDTFATAKIDETKIEELVDKHFDLRPGKIIDNLELRKPIYRQVAAYGHFGRDDLDLPWERTDKVDLLKEEAGL, encoded by the coding sequence ATGAATAAAAGATATTTTTTTACATCAGAATCAGTTACTGAAGGGCATCCAGACAAAATAGCTGATCAAATCTCAGATTCAGTATTAGATGCAATTTTGGCTAAAGATCCCCAAGCAAGAGTTGCTTGTGAAACTACAGTTACTACCGGGATGATTCTTGTTTCAGGTGAGATTACTACAGCTTGTTATGTTGACATTCCTAAAATCGCTAGAAATACAGTTAAAGAGATAGGTTATGTTCGGGCAAAGTATGGTTTTGACTCTGAAACTTGTGCTATATTAACTTCTATTGATGAACAATCAGCAGATATTGCTCAAGGGGTAGATGAAGCTTTGGAGGCAAAGGAAGGTATAGAAACAGAAGAGATTGGAGCAGGAGACCAGGGTATAATGTTTGGTTATGCTACTAATGAGACAGAAGAATTAATGCCATTACCAATTACTTTAGCCCATAAACTAGCTCATCGCTTAACAACTGTAAGAAAAGAAGAAATCTTAGACTATTTACGACCAGATGGGAAGACACAGGTAACTGTAGAGTATGAAGGGGATAAAGCAGTTAGAATTGATACAATTATCATTTCTACTCAACATCATCCTGAAATAAGCTTAGAACAGATTAGAGAAGATTTAATTGAACAGGTTGTAAAACCAGTAATAGATCCAAAATTATTGGATGAGAATACTACATATTTTATTAACCCTACAGGTCGCTTTGTAATCGGTGGGCCACAAGGTGATGTAGGTTTAACAGGGCGTAAGATAATTGTTGATACTTATGGTGGAATGGCTCGTCATGGTGGTGGAGCTTTTTCTGGCAAGGATGCTACCAAGGTAGATCGTTCTGCAGCTTATGCAGCTCGTTATGTTGCTAAGAATATTGTAGCTGCTGGTTTAGCTGACAAATGTGAGGTTCAATTATCTTATGCAATAGGTGTAGCACGTCCTGTATCTATTATGGTAGATACCTTTGCTACTGCTAAGATAGATGAAACAAAGATTGAAGAGTTGGTCGATAAACATTTTGATTTACGTCCAGGAAAAATTATTGATAATTTAGAATTGCGTAAACCAATCTATCGTCAAGTGGCTGCTTATGGACATTTTGGCAGAGATGATTTAGATCTTCCTTGGGAAAGAACAGAT
- the sfsA gene encoding DNA/RNA nuclease SfsA produces MALVELDELQEGKLISRENRFVAKVELDGKEVVAYVPNPGRMEELMLPKTKVYLAHYPNTNRKTEYSLLLVKYNNTLVSIDSHLTNKIVEKSLLEEDLEEFTGYSEIKGEYSYGKSRLDFFLKNGEEKCLVEVKSATLVENGVAKFPDAPTKRGRRHLDELIKAKKEGYRVGVIFIIQRDDAYKFIPHQRIDLKFAEKLKEAIEKGVEVYAYNCNISKKAVELNHRVDVEI; encoded by the coding sequence ATGGCATTAGTTGAGTTAGATGAATTACAGGAAGGGAAATTAATTAGTAGAGAAAATAGATTTGTTGCTAAAGTTGAGTTAGATGGAAAAGAGGTTGTAGCTTATGTTCCAAATCCAGGTAGGATGGAGGAATTAATGCTTCCAAAAACTAAGGTATATTTAGCTCATTATCCTAACACAAATCGCAAAACAGAGTATAGTTTATTGCTAGTTAAATACAATAATACTCTAGTTTCAATAGATAGTCATTTAACTAATAAAATTGTAGAAAAGTCATTATTAGAAGAGGATTTAGAAGAATTTACGGGATACAGTGAGATTAAAGGGGAATATAGTTATGGAAAGAGCAGATTAGATTTCTTTTTGAAAAATGGCGAAGAAAAATGTTTAGTTGAGGTAAAATCGGCAACTTTAGTAGAGAATGGAGTTGCTAAATTTCCAGATGCTCCAACCAAAAGAGGTAGAAGGCACTTAGACGAGTTAATAAAAGCTAAAAAAGAAGGCTATCGGGTTGGGGTGATATTTATCATTCAAAGAGATGATGCTTATAAGTTTATTCCCCATCAGAGAATTGATCTTAAATTTGCAGAAAAATTGAAGGAAGCTATTGAAAAAGGTGTAGAGGTTTATGCCTACAATTGTAATATAAGCAAGAAAGCAGTTGAGCTTAATCATAGAGTTGATGTTGAAATATAA
- a CDS encoding polysaccharide deacetylase family protein, with protein sequence MLRNMHYIIALLLTLILVFAMVTTSYAYESYTVKAGDSLFKISKKFNLSVSTLAKINDITNLNLIYSGQRIKLPATEKKTSSNSSVVKATSEKDYKRTSSNLSNSTKSNSTKYSTSYSNFNWKEDKDNVVKAKPQKESEVNKVYRRGPKTMQVALTFDDGPDPVFTPQVLDVLKENNVKATFFLVGKRVTQNPSIVKRIYEEGHTIASHSWSHADLVKLNQDELAKEVIDTEEAIENIIDRKTGLIRPPYGSISDTTLDQLQNMGYKVINWSIDSLDWKAKNKEEVIERTVPDFHKGAIILFHSAGGKGQSLLPTINALETIINELKAKNFKMVTVNDLLSLSAYKS encoded by the coding sequence TTGTTAAGAAATATGCATTATATAATTGCTCTATTATTGACTCTAATACTAGTATTTGCGATGGTCACAACAAGTTATGCTTATGAAAGCTATACAGTTAAAGCTGGGGATTCATTATTTAAAATTTCTAAGAAATTTAATCTAAGTGTCTCTACTTTAGCAAAAATTAATGATATTACTAATCTTAATTTAATTTATTCTGGGCAGAGAATAAAGTTACCTGCAACGGAGAAAAAAACTAGCTCAAATTCTTCAGTTGTTAAAGCAACTTCAGAAAAAGATTATAAAAGAACATCTAGTAATCTAAGTAATTCAACTAAATCAAACTCAACAAAATATAGTACAAGTTATAGTAATTTCAATTGGAAAGAAGATAAAGATAATGTAGTTAAAGCTAAACCCCAAAAGGAATCAGAAGTAAATAAAGTATATCGTCGTGGTCCTAAGACCATGCAAGTTGCTTTAACATTTGATGATGGGCCAGATCCAGTATTTACTCCACAAGTTCTTGATGTTTTAAAAGAAAATAATGTTAAAGCTACCTTCTTCTTAGTAGGAAAAAGAGTTACACAAAATCCTAGTATTGTTAAAAGAATCTATGAAGAAGGGCATACTATCGCTAGTCATTCTTGGTCTCATGCTGACCTTGTAAAACTAAATCAAGATGAATTGGCAAAAGAAGTAATAGATACAGAAGAAGCTATTGAAAATATTATTGATAGAAAAACTGGATTAATAAGGCCACCTTATGGATCAATATCTGATACAACACTTGATCAGTTGCAAAATATGGGGTATAAAGTGATTAATTGGTCTATAGATTCATTAGATTGGAAAGCTAAAAACAAAGAAGAAGTCATAGAAAGAACAGTACCAGATTTTCATAAAGGTGCTATTATTCTATTTCATTCTGCTGGTGGAAAAGGACAAAGCTTATTGCCTACTATCAATGCATTAGAAACTATTATTAATGAGCTGAAAGCTAAGAACTTTAAGATGGTTACTGTAAACGACTTATTATCCTTATCTGCTTACAAAAGTTAA
- a CDS encoding DUF1450 domain-containing protein, with amino-acid sequence MPVVSFCENNFVHGVEGLITKIEDFEDVSVEIESCLGFCGDCAIGPFALVDGDLLQAETIDELYNRIKEEL; translated from the coding sequence ATGCCAGTAGTAAGTTTTTGCGAAAATAACTTTGTTCATGGTGTTGAAGGGTTGATAACTAAAATAGAAGATTTTGAGGATGTAAGTGTAGAGATAGAATCCTGTTTGGGATTTTGTGGTGATTGTGCAATTGGGCCTTTTGCTTTAGTAGATGGTGATTTGCTTCAAGCAGAGACTATAGATGAGTTATATAACAGGATTAAAGAAGAATTATAA
- a CDS encoding NAD(P)/FAD-dependent oxidoreductase, translated as MKEVAIVGSGIAAISAIKAIREYDKDCKIKLFGEEETYPYNRIKLSKGLLNEIKADQILLEKKEWYDENNVELNLGTKVVSISPKEKEIILDNSTRVSYSELVLANGARNAAPPIEGIDKKGVFTLRNLEDSRKIKNYTEKSNKILIIGGGVLGLEMAWVLSQAGKDVMIAEICPYLMPQQLDEKSCDILEKKVSEHNIQILAATSIKEIVGQAKVEGFITGEEKEVECDMIIYSTGIRPNLDLLEGTNIKTDFGVVVNNRMQSNYSNIYAVGDVSELDNQGFGLWPIAIEQGKIAGYNIAGQDATYEHLTPTVMLRAFGISLFSMGDNNNQKATDVIYEEKEDKYIKILIKDKVIIGAIVIGDMSKSAILRKAINQSLDLDELNFDNVSVEELIEIIKNR; from the coding sequence ATGAAAGAGGTAGCAATAGTAGGTAGTGGTATAGCTGCTATTAGTGCAATTAAAGCTATTAGAGAGTATGATAAAGATTGTAAAATAAAATTATTTGGTGAAGAAGAGACTTATCCTTATAATCGAATAAAATTATCTAAAGGTCTATTAAATGAAATCAAGGCAGATCAGATTTTATTAGAGAAGAAGGAATGGTATGATGAAAATAATGTAGAGCTTAATTTAGGTACAAAGGTTGTATCTATATCACCAAAGGAGAAGGAAATAATTTTAGATAATTCTACGAGAGTAAGTTATAGTGAATTAGTATTGGCTAATGGTGCTAGAAACGCTGCTCCCCCAATTGAAGGAATAGATAAGAAGGGAGTCTTTACTCTAAGGAATTTAGAAGATTCAAGAAAAATTAAGAATTATACTGAAAAGAGTAATAAGATTTTGATTATTGGAGGAGGAGTATTAGGTTTAGAGATGGCATGGGTTCTCTCTCAAGCAGGTAAGGATGTTATGATTGCTGAGATATGTCCATATTTAATGCCCCAACAATTAGATGAAAAGTCATGTGATATCTTAGAGAAAAAGGTTAGTGAACATAATATTCAGATCTTAGCTGCTACCTCAATTAAGGAGATAGTTGGTCAAGCAAAGGTTGAAGGCTTTATAACTGGTGAAGAAAAAGAGGTAGAGTGTGATATGATTATTTACTCTACTGGAATTAGACCTAATTTAGATTTATTAGAAGGAACAAATATCAAGACGGATTTTGGAGTCGTTGTAAATAATAGAATGCAAAGTAACTATTCTAACATCTATGCAGTTGGTGATGTTTCAGAACTTGACAATCAAGGTTTTGGTTTGTGGCCTATTGCTATTGAGCAAGGTAAGATAGCAGGGTATAATATTGCAGGTCAAGATGCTACTTATGAACATCTTACCCCAACAGTTATGCTCAGAGCTTTTGGAATTTCTTTATTTTCTATGGGAGATAATAATAATCAGAAGGCGACAGATGTAATTTATGAAGAGAAAGAAGATAAGTATATTAAAATCTTAATCAAAGATAAAGTGATAATAGGGGCAATTGTAATAGGTGATATGAGTAAATCGGCTATATTAAGAAAGGCTATTAATCAAAGTTTAGACTTAGATGAGTTAAATTTTGATAATGTATCAGTTGAAGAGTTAATAGAGATAATAAAGAATAGATAG
- a CDS encoding IS30 family transposase has translation FPDAGQKVYESNRKNCGPKFKLLECETFIDYVIELFCEHKQSLDSICGAAKLHNKFSKSEMVCTKTLYNYIDLGLLQISNIDLPLKLKRSSKSKCLKRNKKKLGTSIDERPENINDRSEFGHWEIDTVIGKKNKNDEVLLTMTERMTRKEIIRKIPGKTAESVQNAILKLIKDSGELFSNVFKSFTCDNGSEFSELGSIEEIVDTKVYFTHPYSSWERGTNERHNGLIRRFIPKGRSISEFSIESIARVQNWCNTLPRKILGYLTPDEAFEDQLREILYN, from the coding sequence CTTCCCTGACGCTGGTCAAAAAGTTTATGAATCTAATCGTAAAAATTGCGGACCGAAATTTAAGCTTTTAGAATGTGAAACATTCATTGATTATGTTATAGAGTTATTTTGCGAGCATAAACAATCTCTTGATTCTATTTGTGGTGCAGCAAAGCTGCATAACAAATTCTCAAAGTCAGAGATGGTATGCACTAAAACTCTATATAACTATATAGATCTTGGACTACTTCAGATTAGCAATATTGATTTGCCATTGAAGCTTAAACGTTCTTCAAAATCAAAATGTCTTAAGCGTAATAAAAAGAAACTTGGCACAAGTATCGATGAACGCCCTGAAAATATTAATGATCGCAGCGAATTTGGGCATTGGGAAATTGACACTGTTATTGGTAAAAAGAATAAAAATGATGAAGTTTTACTCACTATGACAGAGCGCATGACTCGTAAAGAAATCATTCGTAAAATTCCTGGTAAAACAGCTGAATCTGTTCAAAATGCTATATTAAAACTAATCAAAGACTCTGGAGAGCTTTTTTCTAATGTATTTAAAAGCTTTACCTGCGATAATGGCTCTGAATTTTCAGAGCTAGGTTCTATAGAAGAAATAGTTGATACAAAAGTATATTTTACTCATCCCTATTCATCATGGGAAAGAGGTACCAATGAACGTCATAATGGTCTCATAAGACGTTTTATACCTAAAGGCAGAAGTATAAGTGAATTCTCTATTGAATCTATTGCTAGAGTTCAAAACTGGTGTAATACTCTACCAAGAAAAATTTTAGGATACCTAACTCCTGATGAAGCTTTTGAAGATCAACTAAGAGAAATTCTATATAACTAA
- a CDS encoding L-lactate MFS transporter: MSKSSITQGKKRWLYIPLGLIIFMCMGTVYAWSVFRKPIEELFNIGATQSGLPYMFFLVSYALGMPIAGGLIEKYGPKLITIIGGLIVSIGWVLSGFASSINMLIISYGVIAGAGVGVAYGAPMAVAAKWFPDKKGLAVGLTLGGFGLSPFVTAPLANWLVNSYGPFQTFKILGIAFAIIITVLALPLKFPGRELSIDSDQDKSNDKNEINLDTKDMIKTPTFYGLWICFVIGTLVGLMAIGISSPVAEEVVNLDASTAAFMVSFFAIFNGIGRPIFGGITDKLNPKKAAIISYMLIILASILMLNAGEGNIFLYGVAFAIFWLNLGGWLAIAPAATGIFFGAKNYSKNYGFLFTAYGVGAVLGNLLAGKLRDILGSYLYTFYPTIALAVLGIIIAVLMLKEPKIED; this comes from the coding sequence ATGTCGAAGTCAAGTATTACTCAAGGAAAAAAGAGGTGGCTATATATACCTTTGGGCTTAATAATATTTATGTGTATGGGAACAGTCTATGCTTGGAGTGTATTCAGAAAGCCTATAGAGGAGTTATTTAATATTGGTGCTACTCAAAGTGGATTACCTTATATGTTCTTTTTAGTATCTTATGCATTGGGAATGCCAATTGCAGGAGGATTAATAGAGAAGTATGGTCCTAAATTAATAACTATAATTGGTGGTTTAATTGTTTCTATCGGCTGGGTTTTATCAGGGTTTGCTTCTAGTATAAATATGCTGATTATTTCTTATGGTGTAATTGCAGGAGCAGGAGTAGGGGTGGCCTATGGTGCTCCTATGGCAGTAGCTGCAAAATGGTTTCCAGATAAAAAAGGATTAGCAGTCGGTTTGACTTTGGGAGGATTTGGTTTATCACCTTTTGTAACAGCTCCTTTAGCTAATTGGTTGGTTAATTCTTATGGACCTTTTCAAACTTTTAAAATCTTAGGTATAGCTTTTGCTATTATTATTACTGTTTTGGCTCTACCTTTAAAGTTTCCAGGAAGGGAATTAAGCATTGACTCTGATCAAGATAAGTCCAATGATAAAAATGAGATAAATTTAGATACAAAGGATATGATCAAGACACCAACTTTTTATGGACTTTGGATTTGTTTTGTAATAGGAACATTAGTAGGTTTAATGGCTATTGGAATCTCAAGCCCTGTGGCAGAAGAAGTAGTGAATTTAGATGCTAGTACAGCAGCTTTTATGGTATCATTTTTTGCCATTTTTAATGGTATAGGACGCCCTATTTTTGGAGGGATTACAGATAAGCTTAATCCTAAAAAGGCTGCTATAATTTCCTATATGCTTATAATTTTAGCTTCTATTTTGATGTTGAATGCTGGTGAGGGTAATATATTCTTATATGGTGTAGCTTTTGCTATATTCTGGCTTAATTTAGGTGGCTGGTTGGCTATAGCTCCTGCTGCTACAGGAATCTTCTTTGGTGCAAAAAATTATAGTAAGAACTATGGTTTTTTATTTACAGCCTATGGTGTAGGAGCTGTATTAGGAAATCTTTTAGCAGGTAAATTACGAGATATTTTAGGAAGTTATTTATATACTTTCTATCCAACGATTGCTCTTGCAGTATTAGGTATAATAATTGCTGTTTTAATGTTAAAAGAGCCTAAAATTGAAGATTAG
- a CDS encoding DUF2294 domain-containing protein, with the protein MTKGQLEAEISKVLTQWEKDFLGRGPVSVKTDIIRDMIIVVLQGLLTPAEHKLSETTEGLLSIKRIRADLVEAGREKLGEIIKEQTGEEVVIFHSDISTRTGERIMVFKLSADLEQKISS; encoded by the coding sequence ATGACTAAAGGTCAATTAGAAGCAGAGATTAGTAAAGTATTAACACAATGGGAGAAAGACTTTCTCGGTCGAGGGCCAGTTAGTGTAAAGACTGATATTATTCGTGACATGATAATTGTTGTTTTACAGGGGCTTTTAACACCTGCTGAACATAAACTTTCTGAGACGACAGAAGGGTTATTGTCTATTAAAAGAATTCGTGCTGATTTAGTAGAGGCTGGGCGAGAGAAATTAGGTGAAATTATTAAGGAGCAAACTGGGGAAGAAGTAGTTATATTTCATAGTGATATTAGTACAAGAACTGGTGAACGAATTATGGTCTTTAAATTATCGGCTGATTTAGAGCAAAAAATAAGTTCGTAG
- a CDS encoding ABC transporter ATP-binding protein gives MLKVIDGIKVFNQGTVNENIALKGIGLELAEGEFTTVIGSNGAGKSTLLNVVAGSLNLDRGKVIIDGKDLTAKSDYQRANLISRVFQDPLQGTAASMTIAENLVLALKRGSRLGFGIGVASTRRKKFKEALSSLNLGLEDRLDDKVGLLSGGQRQALTLVMATLQQPKVLLLDEHTAALDPKTAQNIVDITKRLVNDYNLTTLMVTHDLDHAIELGSRTIMMDNGNIVLDIKGEERAKMTIDDLLEQFTEVSGHRLTNDRILLAQ, from the coding sequence ATGTTGAAAGTAATAGATGGGATAAAGGTATTTAATCAAGGGACGGTAAATGAAAATATTGCTTTAAAAGGCATTGGTTTAGAGTTAGCTGAAGGAGAATTTACAACTGTGATTGGGAGTAATGGAGCAGGTAAATCTACTTTGCTTAATGTAGTTGCAGGCAGTTTGAACTTGGATAGAGGAAAGGTTATCATAGATGGAAAGGATTTAACTGCTAAGTCTGATTATCAACGTGCCAATTTAATTAGTAGAGTATTTCAAGATCCATTACAAGGAACAGCAGCTTCTATGACGATTGCTGAGAATCTTGTTTTAGCCTTAAAAAGAGGTTCAAGACTTGGTTTTGGTATAGGGGTTGCTAGTACAAGAAGAAAGAAGTTCAAAGAGGCTTTAAGTAGCTTGAATTTGGGGTTAGAAGATCGATTAGATGACAAAGTTGGTTTATTGTCTGGTGGGCAACGTCAAGCACTTACCTTAGTGATGGCAACTTTACAGCAGCCTAAGGTATTATTATTAGATGAACATACTGCTGCTTTAGATCCAAAAACAGCTCAAAATATTGTAGATATTACTAAGCGACTAGTTAATGATTATAACCTGACAACTTTAATGGTAACTCACGATTTAGATCATGCTATAGAACTTGGAAGTAGAACGATTATGATGGATAATGGTAACATAGTCTTAGATATAAAGGGAGAAGAGAGAGCTAAGATGACTATTGATGATTTATTAGAGCAGTTTACAGAGGTAAGTGGCCATCGACTTACTAATGATCGAATCTTATTAGCTCAATAA
- a CDS encoding ABC transporter permease, whose translation MNINVILSSVEQGLVYAIMALGVYLTFRVLDFPDLTVDGSFPLGAAVGAKLIVSGWHPILAVLIALVCGVLAGVITGILNTKLKITGLLSGILTMTALYSVNLRIMGRANISLLGSNKIFALLTKLGISEANSTFLFFVLSVAIVKFLIDWFLKTELGLALRATGDNKQMVRSLGVNTDLTVILGLGLSNGLVALSGALVAQHQGFTDVKMGIGMIIIGLASVIIGEAIIRNKKIKWATLGVVLGSVIYRLVITVALRLNLNPNDLKLITAILVILALGTPAIKEKFNTNKLTGGVS comes from the coding sequence ATGAATATAAATGTCATTTTAAGTTCTGTAGAACAAGGTTTAGTTTATGCAATTATGGCTTTAGGAGTTTATTTAACATTTAGAGTATTAGATTTTCCTGACCTTACTGTAGATGGAAGTTTTCCTTTAGGGGCAGCTGTAGGGGCTAAGTTAATTGTTTCAGGTTGGCATCCTATTTTAGCTGTTCTAATAGCATTAGTTTGTGGTGTATTGGCTGGAGTTATTACAGGAATATTAAATACTAAATTAAAGATAACGGGACTTTTGTCAGGGATTTTAACTATGACCGCTTTATATTCAGTTAATTTAAGAATTATGGGCAGGGCAAATATCTCCCTATTAGGAAGCAATAAAATTTTTGCTTTATTAACTAAATTAGGAATATCAGAAGCAAATAGTACATTTTTATTTTTTGTATTATCTGTAGCAATAGTTAAATTTCTAATTGATTGGTTTTTAAAGACTGAATTAGGTCTAGCATTAAGAGCAACAGGTGATAATAAGCAGATGGTTAGAAGTTTAGGGGTAAATACAGATTTAACTGTGATTTTAGGTTTGGGACTATCAAATGGATTGGTTGCCTTATCTGGAGCTTTAGTAGCGCAGCATCAAGGCTTTACAGATGTTAAAATGGGGATTGGAATGATTATTATTGGTTTAGCCTCAGTTATTATTGGTGAAGCAATAATTAGGAATAAAAAAATAAAATGGGCTACTTTAGGTGTTGTTTTAGGTTCTGTAATTTATAGATTAGTAATTACAGTAGCTTTGAGATTGAATTTAAATCCTAATGATTTAAAACTTATAACAGCAATTTTAGTAATATTAGCTTTAGGGACACCAGCAATAAAAGAGAAATTTAATACTAATAAGTTAACAGGAGGTGTTAGCTAA
- a CDS encoding ABC transporter substrate-binding protein: MFRKFPGLLIMTLLLVLLVGCSNEKTVESNNIKKIGIIQIVEHPALDDAREGFIKELEKAGYKDGENVSYDYQNAQGDMSTAQTIARQFAYDDLDLILAIATPTAQAVANSVKDTPILITAVTDPKSAGLVESLKKPGSNITGTSDLTPVREQLELLAQIAPKAKKIGIIYNAGETNSVVQAELAESAAKELGLELIPATVSSSNEVYQSAQSLVGRVDAIYVPTDNTVVSAIQSVVKVANENNLPLITGEDKPVEKGALATIGVNYYRLGRQTAEMAVEIFNGADPAEMPIEYLEDTDLVINLNAAKEMHVEISEDLIEKAKKVIK; encoded by the coding sequence ATGTTTAGAAAATTTCCGGGATTATTAATTATGACTTTATTGTTAGTTTTATTAGTAGGGTGTAGTAACGAAAAAACTGTGGAGAGTAATAATATCAAAAAAATAGGTATTATACAGATTGTAGAACATCCAGCTTTAGATGATGCTAGAGAAGGATTTATTAAAGAGCTTGAAAAAGCTGGTTATAAAGATGGAGAAAATGTGAGTTATGATTATCAAAACGCACAAGGTGATATGTCTACAGCTCAAACAATAGCTAGACAATTTGCTTATGATGATTTGGATTTAATATTAGCTATAGCTACTCCAACAGCACAAGCAGTAGCTAATAGTGTTAAAGATACTCCAATTTTGATTACAGCAGTTACAGACCCTAAATCAGCAGGCTTAGTGGAAAGTTTGAAGAAGCCTGGTTCTAATATTACAGGGACTAGTGATTTAACACCTGTTAGAGAGCAGCTTGAGTTACTAGCTCAGATAGCTCCTAAAGCTAAGAAAATAGGTATTATTTATAACGCAGGAGAGACTAATTCTGTTGTGCAAGCAGAATTAGCTGAAAGCGCAGCTAAAGAATTAGGATTAGAATTAATTCCTGCTACAGTAAGTTCTAGTAATGAAGTGTATCAAAGTGCCCAGTCATTGGTGGGGAGAGTAGATGCAATTTATGTACCAACAGATAATACAGTAGTTTCTGCTATTCAGTCTGTGGTTAAAGTAGCTAATGAAAATAATTTACCTTTAATAACTGGTGAAGATAAGCCAGTAGAAAAGGGTGCTTTAGCTACAATTGGAGTTAACTATTATAGGTTAGGAAGACAAACAGCAGAGATGGCTGTGGAAATCTTTAATGGTGCAGATCCAGCTGAGATGCCGATAGAATACTTAGAAGATACAGATTTAGTTATTAATCTTAATGCTGCTAAAGAGATGCATGTTGAAATATCAGAAGATCTAATTGAAAAAGCTAAAAAAGTAATTAAGTAG
- a CDS encoding ABC transporter substrate-binding protein translates to MRSRVLSSLITIILLMTLLVACSNQNIKKTPQENKIKKVGIIQIVEHPALDDAREGFIKVLEEAGYKEGENISYDYQNAQGDMSTAQTIAKQFAYDDLDLILAIATPTAQAVANSVKDTPILITAVTDPKSAGLVESIEKPGANITGTSDLTPVKEQFKLLIKIVPQAKKVGIIYNAGETNSVVQAELAESAAKELGLELIPATVSSSNEVYQSAQSLVGRVDAIYVPTDNTVVSAIQSVVKVTNKSNLPLIVGEDNSVENGGLATVGINYYNLGKQTGKMAIKIFNGAKPAEMPIQYLENTDLVINLKAAEKMNVEIKEDLLSQAKKVIK, encoded by the coding sequence ATGAGAAGTAGAGTATTGAGTAGTTTAATTACAATTATTTTATTAATGACTTTGTTAGTAGCTTGTTCTAATCAAAATATTAAAAAAACACCTCAAGAGAATAAAATTAAGAAGGTAGGTATTATTCAGATTGTAGAGCATCCAGCTTTAGATGATGCTAGAGAAGGATTTATTAAGGTATTAGAAGAGGCAGGTTATAAAGAAGGTGAAAATATCAGTTATGACTATCAAAATGCACAAGGTGATATGTCCACAGCTCAAACAATAGCAAAACAATTTGCTTATGATGATTTGGATTTAATATTAGCTATAGCTACTCCAACAGCACAAGCAGTAGCTAATAGTGTTAAAGATACTCCAATTTTGATTACAGCAGTTACAGATCCTAAATCAGCAGGACTAGTGGAAAGTATAGAGAAACCTGGTGCGAATATTACAGGAACTAGTGATTTAACACCTGTTAAAGAACAATTTAAATTATTAATTAAGATAGTACCACAGGCCAAGAAGGTAGGTATTATTTATAATGCAGGAGAGACTAATTCAGTTGTGCAAGCAGAATTAGCTGAAAGCGCAGCTAAAGAGTTAGGATTAGAATTAATTCCTGCTACAGTAAGTTCTAGCAATGAAGTGTATCAAAGTGCCCAGTCATTAGTGGGGAGAGTAGATGCAATTTATGTACCAACAGATAATACAGTAGTTTCTGCTATTCAGTCTGTGGTTAAAGTGACTAACAAAAGCAACCTACCATTAATAGTAGGTGAAGATAATTCAGTTGAGAATGGCGGATTAGCTACAGTAGGTATTAATTACTACAATTTAGGAAAGCAGACTGGAAAGATGGCCATAAAAATCTTTAATGGAGCTAAGCCAGCAGAAATGCCAATACAATATTTGGAAAATACTGACTTAGTTATTAACCTTAAAGCTGCAGAGAAGATGAACGTTGAGATTAAAGAAGATTTATTAAGTCAAGCTAAGAAGGTAATTAAATAA